The nucleotide window TCCTGGAAAAGGAGAGTAGCCTTGATTCTCTTCTTTGATCACCCAAAGGTTTCATTAAGGCTTTACCTGTTGTTCTATATCTATAGGACAGAAAAAACATCCAAGGAAAATGCCCTGCAACCAATTACTGCCTAGGGAACCCATTTGCTCGCCTGGCACGACAAACTAAAAACAGGATGGATGATTGGAAACTGGCCTAGCATATGACTCTATAATCAGCTAGTCGGAATCGGAATATGCTTTTACCCTTGCTTGAACAGGTTTACTCACAGGCACTGAAACTAGATAGCAACTGTAATTGTAATTGGATGGCAAGGAAATCACAAGATTGCTCATTTAAAACCAAGCTTGCTGGCGCCTGCTGGCTCTTCTAAGTCTCTTTCCCTTTCCTGGAATTGGAACTCTAAATGTAGCACTGGATGTAAACTCTCACTTGAAGAATTGCTAGCTTGCCTATAATTCCTACTTGAATAAAAGAAAGGTCTGCTAAATCTAAATCTATATTTAATTTTCCCTTTATATCATTAATGTTGGTTTGACAATATATATGATTTACAAATCAAGAGAGATCTTAGTTAATGTATTATTTGTGATATAGTTGTATTATGAATATATGTACACAAACACATCAAAAAGATGGATTCAtgtctaataaaaaattaagtgatgATAACCCAACAAATTGTGAAAATTTGCAAAGCTATCTTCGTAAAAACAAGTCACTTGTCAATTTGTTGAGACACTATCCATTATTTATGACAGTTCATCCTATTGTGTAGGATAGTGTACACTGCAGCATTGGAGGTTGTGTGCATACGTTTAACAAATCTATAGCTCATGAATGAGTACGGGTGTGCTTTATTGCAGTGTAGATTTTATGGATTTACCTTTATGAGTGTTGGAGGTGGGGTCGTCTAGATGAAAGCTTGTACAAACTTGCTAGAGCCACTCATGTAATTTAGGTAGAGGTGCAAAACTAAAATACATCACACCGTGTTGAACAACTTTGGACGCGATATCAATGTGAGTAAAATATTACTCGTAGTTTtaagttaaatatttaaatttaacacATGTGTTAAGAGGCAATCTCAAACTCCGTGAAAGCAAGCAAATAGGCTTGCAATGTGCAAAActatgaagaagaaaagaaaatgagaaaaaggaaatttattagTGGAAAGTGTAACTGATACAATGGATCACTATAGCTATATATAGAGTGTAGAATCACAACACTAACTCAACTATAGTTACTTAACTAACTTTAACTAACTGACATGAATAACTAACTCAGTTACATTTGTTAAGCTAGATCAATTACACATAGTTACTTGCTATACAAGTAACAGATACATATCTATTTTACCTTTAACAACATGTACACAAACCTAGAGAAATTGTAGACCAAAATGTAAGTGTTATTTCCAAAGTGAATTCATGGCCTCTTCCAGTTTTTTCTTAAGAACATCCAGAGACTTCAATTCTGATGAAGTAGAATTCTTTGCAGACTTCAATTCTGCATTTTCGATGATATATCTTGCAGCATTAAAGCACTACAATGccaacaaaaaaatagtaaaaatcaaaatcacttAAAAACTTCTAAATGCATACTCTAGAGAACTAATCAGACAAGATCATGATAGTATTTAGAGGGATAGAGTTACCTGTTCAACTCTCTCCTCTAAAGCACAAAGAACAACGGCTCGAGGATGCTTTGAATTCGAACCAAGCAACTCTCTATCCCATCTTAGCAGCTATAAAAGTAAACGGATTTAATCCATCTTTAGACAAGGAAATAATGAACGTAGAAGGAACAAAACTGGCAGACATGGCAATTTAATTAGTTTACATATGATGTCAgtgtaaaactaatttacacTGACAGTACTGTATGTCTTGTTTTCGCAGACTAATTCATAAAAGCTTAATTATTGAAgcttattttgtaatttattcCCGCGTTCAATCCGCTTCATAGAGAATGACATTagaataatcaaagtgcaacatCTAAGTGCCAACTTTAGCTTTTGTTTCCTTACACAATCTGCTTAATTTTCCAAACAAAGTAAAATGAGTATGGTTTCTACTCCTAAACTTCTTTGATTCCCAATTTCATACAACTAAATGGAAAAATCATGTTAATTTTGCAATCATGTAGTAGTTTAAGGTTTAATTGCCGTTACATTGCTGCATTTTTAGCaatataaaaaactattatGTCACAGTTCAAACTCCGAACCATGGACATGAACCATAATTTAAAACACCGGCGTAAACCTTTATTCAGGATCTGTTTTCCATGTTTTCTGTTTTCACTTTCTCTTCAACTAAAAAACATGATACAatgctttttgtttttatttaagaaatttttacatGTCAAAACATTGTTGTCATTTTTTCTGGATATGCATTCTCCCAAGCTATTATTCTATATTGCCTCTATAATAATTATTCGTCAAACAAGTCTTCCATCTCCTTATTATCACTTTAAAATCGACACAAATttcagaaaatgaaaaatataaatggttttttaagtgtatgtttggttccactcTTGGAGGAGACAAAATAGATTCTAGAGATGTCGAATTAAGTTTGACATGTCAGGACAATGAGTATTAGATTTGATTTTGCAACTAGAATCGATTCTAACTTAAAACTATGATTTATTGCGTTTAACACAGACATGTATActattagaaatcgtggttgggcctaacacaaccccacaaaaccggcttgtgaggtgaggatttcccccacttataaacaaattgtcaggccaactcctaaccgatgtgggactcttaacataTACAAATActggacacgacactgacactcAAACATtgacactgataataatttgagaaaatgacataatttaatgCAATCACATGTGTTAGTACACATGTCGAACACCAAAGACGCTTTCAATCAAAAGTGTACGTGCTTAAGAGAATATACATTCTAACCCActtaaaactaaaatcaactttACAAGACCAAtccattcaaaatcaatttttgtcaccGCATAACCAAACAAACACTAAGTAAACAATCTTTTCATGGCTTCTCTTTGTGATTTTTGGTTTCAGGTTTCGGTGCTGCAAAGAAAGGTTCATgtctttctatttattttttatgtttttaagttTGCTTGTGTTGGATTTGTTTGATTGGACAACATGAATTCCATGGGAATTACACTTGAAATGTTATTTAGACCCGTTATACTTATTTTACACTCCcctttttcatcaattttttcttttcagaaaaTGTACGAAccatttttcttaaaagaaaaatgtattcATTTTTAACTTGTTAATAAGaacttgtgaaaaaaaaaaaaaaacttgttaatAAGAAGATATGAGACCCCCTTAAAAAAGAAGATATGAGACTCTTGAAATGAATTATTGTAAGTGAAATAATATAGgctaaaaattatatatttggtcccttaagttaatgggttaaatatgtttttgatctatATAAAATTGAGATCTTTAAAATTTAgaccttacttaattttaatagttcttttagtccttaatttttttttctgcactcagtattagtccctcttcaattcaaatttgtttaatttatgtttaaactcttgagtttttgaacaattttttgcagacgtgataagaacattactaaaagttcatCTGCACAAAttgtcgcaaaatttgatttttgagtccagaatttgttaattttatctttaacttttttcattttaaaaaattcatatttaattcgtttcatcttaaaaaattctaaattttagtaaatgaaccttttatagtgttctaaacttatctaaaaaaaaatcgttcaaaaatttaagagtttaagaataatcaaacaaacttttttgtaagagggactaaaattagaagtaactttttttgtagggactaaaaaactattaaaattaagtaaggactaaacttaaaaatttccaattttatagggaccagaAACATAGTTAACCCGAAGTTAATTATAAATTTCACTTTGGccctttatgtttttttctcttcatttggTCCTTTTAAGTTATAAATCAGTTTTAATGGTCGCTAAATCAAACACATAATGATAACCGACTTCTTGGAATAAAGAATAGGCTAAATTACACTAGAGTccttttaagtttgaggtttataATATATTCGtctttttagttattttagtcACATATAAGTTCTTCAAATTAGATGTTTGTAACCGATTAGACTTAGTCACACATATGCCTTTTAAGTTTATAaacgttttcaatttagtcattgTCTTAACCAAACGTTACAAAAACGACGATATGATAATTTTGGGTCGtttcttttagattttttttccaaaaaacatatatttttttccctaaaaaaattcaattccctccctaattttcatatttgaaaAGTTAAGCGCTAAACATAAAAACCTTTCTTTCGCAAAAGAGTTTCTCACTTTCCCCAAAATTTTCCTTCCTTGCACAACAATGGCGACATCAACACTTTTCATCGCTCTTCAATGCTTCAATTGCTCCACCATGCAGGTaatcactctctctctctttttccctttctctctcttccaatCCCTAATTCATTAAATTCAGGTAAAGCAAAAGAAGAAAAGCAGCAACAAATGGAATTGCGTTGTTTGTAATCAGAAACAATCACTTCGCAAAGTATTCGCTCAAGGTTACAAAGCTAAAGACATTCGCACTTTCGTTCAATCCGTCAATATGTCCAGAAAATCCATTGAACAAGATGATCAACAGCAGTGGCTCCTCACCGGAACCCTAAATCCTGCACAGGAGGAATACGTTCCCGGAGATTCTGACTTTCCAGCTGATTTATCCAATAAGAAGAAGTGTAAAACTGATTGGAGTTTGTATCTCGATAATGACGTTCATCGCGCTACCGAGAGAGACGGACAACAGCAACATGGTTATTTACTTTTTactcttttaatttcaattatagAATCTATTGTTATagaattttaatgtttgataataattaaattgaggTAAAACCTTGAAGTATGCATCTGTGAATGATTGACACATATACATACACACCCACATTTCTGATAGAAGGCATGTCCGACACTGGCATGCCACAACACTaacacatatgattacattcaattatttattttttcaaataattatcagTGAGTATAACAATGTGTTATTATTGGACACTAACATGTGTCAGAGTCAGACACCAAACATGGCTTCAATTTGTAATTTTGGTGCTACATAGCAGGCACCTCACACGACACAAACATTCACATGTAGACATCGGTACTAATTTGTGAAAATTGAAGTGATTGAATATAACTGTGTGCATAACTGTTGTGTCAATATTAGATTTGCACGTGTCAGATACACCTTCGATTTGTAGTGTCGGTGCAACATAGATTTATACACATGAATTGGTTATAACATGATCACGtagtttgttattttaaaaattgtagaTTGATTGGGTGTGGATATTGGTTATCACGTCATGTGAGTTGAGTTTAGTTGAGCATGATGGTTTAATTTTAGGATCAATTATACAATATACATAGAACTGTAGAAGCATATAGGACCCTGGTTTGTTATGCTGAACACATGAAATAGTAAATCAAAGTTGTTGGAAGTGTTTGGAATTTTATTAGCTGATGTTGGAATGTGATCACCTGATTTCACCAAACTGTTTTGATTTATGAAGTAAAGTGAAGTGATTGGGTTAATCTTTGACTggaataaattattttcctGAACATGAAGTGTATGACGTAGCCATGGATTGAGCTGAACAGAAGATGGTATAGAATGGTCTTAGACTTTAGTTTATCAGTTTAGGGTAATTATATATACTGTATGAAAAAGGGTTACACTATAATCATGTAGCATATAGCAGAAGTAGTTCATTTTCACAGCTTTAGGTTGCTTTCATTTTGATAAGTAGTGCTGGTTTCGATGCATTTTGGATCGATTGAATTGAACAGAAGACGACTTTGAGCCTTTGGTAGTGACTGAGTTGCCCAATAACATGCTCAAGAAGCGCAAATCGGTGGATAATTCAACTTCAAGATGTGGCAGGCGTTTTAAAAGCCCACTGTTCCAAAACTCTCAAGGTGAATATTCCTTATTGCTTATGTGTATGTGGTGGTAATCAATAATTCAAGTTATTCGATTAGTTTTTGATGATACTAAGAATTGAACACAACAGATTTTACCAATTGTAGTTAGTTAAAGAGAGATACAAAACAAATGACACAAATCTATTTGGCTAATATACTCGTACAGACAGCTTTAATAGAGATTACTCTTGTTGCACACGGATGATTATTCAAACACTCATCCACAACATATTGAACTATCACCCACTTCCACACAATTTGGAATTTCTTGTCCCAATCAGTGTCGTCAAATAACAGATGTAGAGGTGCTATAGCACTATAGCATCTCCAAATTTGAATAAACCGCAATTTTTGCCGATACACAGTTGACACCACTGTCCCACGCAATACCGAGACACGTAAATATGCCCCTGAAGCTCAGAAGTAAAAGGGAACTTTCAACAAACAgatttaaacataattattgaTCGAGTAGCTtgcaataataaattattacctaaagctaattaattgattattgaAAGGGCATAATTGATTATAATTCTTCCATAATCGATTCAAACAACTCTAACTCATTTCAAAATCCTTGAAGATTAGATCATAATATCTAATTCAGCAACTTTGTTAAACAAATTGTTATATATTGAAAAACCATTGTGTTCCACATATTTTATGATCTTTACAAACAAGTTCCTACCTATATCTGAACTTCCTTCAAACTTTGGAACTTGATCTTGCCAATTACTTTGTTCgacagtgttgtcaaatagaggTGGTATAGTGTAGCACAATTTAAACAAACCTCTATTGTTCTGGGATAGCTATTTAGTACAaattgt belongs to Medicago truncatula cultivar Jemalong A17 chromosome 6, MtrunA17r5.0-ANR, whole genome shotgun sequence and includes:
- the LOC25481606 gene encoding uncharacterized protein, encoding MATSTLFIALQCFNCSTMQKQSLRKVFAQGYKAKDIRTFVQSVNMSRKSIEQDDQQQWLLTGTLNPAQEEYVPGDSDFPADLSNKKKCKTDWSLYLDNDVHRATERDGQQQHDLHVSDTPSICSVGAT